Proteins encoded within one genomic window of Siniperca chuatsi isolate FFG_IHB_CAS linkage group LG4, ASM2008510v1, whole genome shotgun sequence:
- the dnaja2b gene encoding dnaJ homolog subfamily A member 2b has protein sequence MANVVDTKLYDILGVSPSASENELKKAYRKLAKEYHPDKNPDAGDKFKEISFAYEVLTNPEKKELYDRYGEQGLREGGGGGPGMDDIFSHIFGGGLFGFMGGQGRGRNGGKRRGDDMVHPLKVSLEDLYNGKTTKLQLSKNVLCGACNGQGGKAGAVQKCVACRGRGMRIMIRQLAPGMVQQMQSVCTDCNGEGEVINEKDRCRKCEGHKVCKETKLLEVHVDKGMRHGQKITFSGEADQAPGVEPGDIVLVLQEKEHEEFRRDGSDLHMVQRIGLVEALCGFQLTVTHLDGRQLLVKYPPGKVIEPGCIRMVKGEGMPQYRNPFEKGDLYIKFDVQFPENNWISPEKLNELECLLPARAENPVIAADAEEVDLTDFDKSQGSGGGARREAYNDSSDEEGGHHGPGVQCAHQ, from the exons ATGGCGAACGTTGTGGATACTAAGCTATACGACATCCTCGGAGTTTCACCATCTGCCTCtgaaaatgaactaaaaaag GCCTACCGGAAATTGGCCAAAGAGTACCATCCTGACAAAAACCCTGATGCTGGAGACAAG TTTAAAGAGATCAGTTTTGCGTATGAGGTCCTGACAAACCCAGAAAAAAAGGAGCTTTATGATCGCTATGGAGAACAGGGGCTACGGGAGGGAGGAGGCGGAGGGCCTGGCATGGACGATATCTTCTCTCACATTTTTGGTGGAGGACTGTTTGGGTTCATGGGGGGACAGGGCAGAGGACGCAATGGaggcaagaggagaggagatgataTGGTACACCCTCTGAA AGTTTCTCTTGAAGACCTCTACAATGGCAAAACCACCAAACTGCAGCTCAGTAAGAATGTGCTGTGTGGTGCCTGTAATGG TCAGGGGGGTAAGGCAGGAGCAGTGCAGAAGTGTGTGGCATGCAGAGGACGAGGTATGAGAATCATGATTAGACAGCTGGCCCCTGGGATGGTCCAACAGATGCAGTCAGTCTGCACAGACTGCAATGGAGAGG GTGAGGTGATAAATGAGAAGGACCGCTGCAGAAAGTGTGAGGGTCATAAGGTGTGTAAGGAGACTAAGCTTCTGGAGGTGCATGTGGACAAAGGCATGAGACATGGACAGAAGATCACATTCTCTGGGGAAGCTGACCAAGCACCAGGCGTCGAACCAGGAGATATAGTCCTGGTGCTGCAAGAGAAAGAACatgag GAATTCCGCCGTGATGGCAGTGACCTTCACATGGTCCAACGTATCGGCCTGGTTGAGGCTCTGTGTGGCTTCCAGTTGACTGTCACTCACCTTGATGGACGCCAGTTGCTTGTCAAATACCCACCTGGCAAGGTCATCGAGCCAG GCTGTATTCGAATGGTGAAGGGAGAGGGAATGCCTCAGTATAGAAACCCATTTGAGAAGGGAGACCTTTACATCAAGTTTGACGTCCAATTCCCTGAAAACAACTGGATTAGCCCCGAAAAACTAAAT GAACTAGAGTGCTTGCTGCCTGCTCGTGCTGAAAATCCTGTTATTGCAGCAGATGCAGAGGAAGTTGACCTGACAGATTTTGACAAGAGTCAAGGGTCAGGAGGTGGAGCCAGGAGAGAGGCCTACAATGATAGTTCTGATGAGGAAGGGGGCCATCATGGCCCAGGGGTGCAGTGCGCACACCAATAG
- the LOC122875507 gene encoding uncharacterized protein LOC122875507 isoform X1, with amino-acid sequence MEQDCIAGLYRSLGVSVGAEFSSEDVRLLYHKVFRVPSDTDEAHVAMKKIAEVDNSWSCVGENVLDVLLEMEREREKKEKLYWDLQLLNVGNLNTLYVMDKPAIIDPYVLNCLHQSTDPNTFKKAHNQSESGSLQSCTIDTGSLQRERLVGRKEQYGSVKRLKKAARQCWARLASEGAQSVLPSPWQGQSLGVRGQAWGCVSLSDVLLLVVVKYDVVTHLLYTEMLQEHYTLSIWETLMPWQQHKEEEGLEDLAEEALESGDMLRLAELPGAFRIYRACLGASFRSRLESREQSWSAVSLLCELHTFRQQERDTLTVLGKRLDRESLRLLCLCIRLATLRAQREKMSYSALLAARQSWETWPHVKSPCRAEQAALWLHGEEEEQKKDFISVSPQQQAVLQLLVLTQEQERKHLVKLVHGISLEDLQEPGCTVPPKEDNHTQAALRNSCIKRLRQIQADLQTHNETQIPLKQTNPKPQLQPQPQPQPQMQVHISRQPAMWSQHQLEDCSLLLLTHLMELQEVQASALLSALMDKSVQGVQALRHEYESELQAQRYTNPLQLLVSDSPLTSGSILTPFPNLTDNRSNEQITAQSCCSGPVKAQNSSGGPAGAPRVDSIRRASRELNGVQAADGVDKQDVCTGCGVAMEDLPYLEILCVSDAASNTHQSLAAEGGAQEEEEGSAPKSPQSYEKQGSLIAVAWSKPPEDDTDYEAEAAVGGTGQSQDAESSLKTQVQTSDMSSTGGHAECEETSGEREREDLFLSASTGQPDAQSADQQCNIVGQLTLEERATADQPEKGKAVSHCDLQTHALVAETLQAVQPLNLLVDPPEIKRYAGLTNENVEREVVEMEMCPTATESEPWDQRGPEPAHAEDQKYNSQATVDCSPAERESTLMERERATEPISAVERERTMRNLVDMQRKVEQRQQRDRERQLLRVQERLLIIQNRKAEEDLLGLKHTDRLRHLTQDLPQEDKNQQKTVVKERLEQLRRERSYVMQSKRDRNTAGFKELLGPVALHSRETDDGAD; translated from the exons ATGGAGCAG GATTGTATCGCTGGTCTGTACCGATCTCTGGGTGTGTCTGTCGGAGCAGAGTTTTCCTCTGAAGATGTGCGTCTCCTCTATCACAAAGTGTTTCGCGTTCCCTCCGACACTGATGAAGCACATGTTGCCATGAAGAAG ATCGCAGAAGTTGACAATAGCTGGTCATGTGTTGGTGAAAATGTGTTGGATGTTCTCCTAGAAATGGAAAGGGAAagggaaaagaaggaaaag CTCTACTGGGACCTCCAGCTACTAAATGTTGGAAATCTCAACACTCTCTATGTGATGGACAAGCCAGCTATCATCGATCCTTATGTGCTGAATTGCCTGCACCAAAGCACAGACCCAAATACTTTCAAAAAAGCTCACAACCAATCAGAGTCAGGATCTTTACAGTCATGCACCATTGACACAGGCAGTTTACAG agggagagactggTGGGGAGAAAAGAGCAGTATGGGAGTGTGAAGAGACTCAAGAAGGCAGCCAGGCAGTGCTGGGCCAG ACTGGCATCAGAGGGTGCGCAAAGTGTATTGCCCTCTCCCTGGCAAGGCCAAAGCCTAGGGGTTAGAGGTCAGGCCTGGGGCTGTGTGTCCCTCTCAGACGTCCTCCTCTTGGTGGTGGTGAAGTATGATGTGGTGACCCACTTGCTTTATACAGAAATGCTCCAGGAGCACTACA CTCTGAGTATCTGGGAGACCCTGATGCCATGGCAACAACACAAGGAAGAGGAGGGGCTGGAGGATCTTGCAGAGGAGGCTTTGGAGTCAGGTGACATGCTCCGTTTGGCTGAGCTGCCAGGAGCATTCAGGATATACAG GGCCTGTCTTGGAGCGTCTTTTAGAAGCCGCCTTGAGTCCAGGGAACAGTCTTGGTCTGCCGTTTCGCTCCTGTGTGAGTTACACACATTTCGTCAACAAGAAAGGGACACACTAACAGTCCTGGGCAAGAG GCTGGACAGGGAGAGCCTGAGACTGTTGTGTCTATGCATCAGGTTGGCAACTCTCAGagctcagagagaaaaaatgtcCTACAGCGCTCTTCTTGCAGCTCGGCAGTCCTGGGAGACATG GCCACATGTTAAGAGTCcatgcagagcagagcaggcgGCCCTGTGGCTACAtggggaagaggaagagcaaaAGAAAGACTTTATCTCAGTATCGCCACAGCAG CAGGCAGTGCTGCAGTTGCTGGTGCTGACtcaggagcaggagaggaagcACCTGGTCAAGTTGGTACATGGGATCTCCCTAGAGGATTTGCAAGAGCCAGGTTGCACAGTGCCTCCAAAGGAGG ATAATCATACACAAGCTGCTTTAAGAAATAGCTGTATAAAAAGGCTGAGAcaaatccaggctgacctgcagacacacaatgAGACTCAGATCCCCTTAAAGCAAACAAACCCTAAGCCACAACTCCAGCCCCAGCCCCAGCCCCAGCCCCAAATGCAGGTCCACATAAGCAGACAACCCGCAATGTGGTCCCAACACCAGCTGGAGGATTGTTCCCTGCTCCTCTTGACCCATCTGATGGAGCTCCAGGAGGTTCAAGCTTCTGCATTACTTTCAGCATTGATGGACAAG aGTGTACAGGGTGTCCAAGCTCTGCGACATGAGTATGAATCTGAACTTCAAGCACAGCGTTACACCAACCCACTCCAACTCCTGGTCTCCGATTCCCCTCTTACTTCGGGCTCTATTCTTACTCCTTTTCCAAACTTAACCGACAATCGCAGCAATGAGCAAATCACAGCTCAGTCCTGCTGCAGTGGACCAGTCAAAGCTCAAAACAGCAGTGGAGGGCCAGCTGGAGCTCCAAGGGTCGATTCAATCAGAAGGGCCAGCAGAGAACTGAATGGGGTGCAAGCTGCAGATGGGGTTGACAAACAGGACGTCTGTACAG GTTGTGGAGTGGCCATGGAGGACCTGCCCTACTTGGAGATCTTGTGTGTATCAGATGCAGCAAGTAATACCCATCAGAGTCTTGCTGCAGAGGGAGGAGcccaggaagaagaagagggcagTGCACCAAAGAGCCCCCAGAGCTATGAGAAACAGGGCTCACTGATCGCCGTTGCTTGGAGCAAACCACCAGAGGATGACACTGACTATGAGGCAGAGGCTGCAGTTGGGGGCACAGGACAGAGCCAGGATGCTGAGAGCAGTCTGAAGACCCAAGTCCAGACAAGTGACATGAGCAGCACAGGTGGACACGCAGAGTGTGAGGAGActtctggagagagagagagagaagatctGTTCCTGTCTGCTTCCACAGGTCAGCCTGACGCACAGTCTGCAGACCAGCAGTGCAACATAGTAGGACAG TTGACTTTGGAGGAGAGAGCAACAGCTGATCAACCAGAGAAGGGCAAAGCTGTATCACACTGTGACCTGCAAACACATGCTTTGGTAGCAGAGACCCTGCAGGCTGTACAACCACTCAATCTCTTGGTTGACCCTCCTGAGATTAAGCGGTATGCTGGACTAACCAATGAGAATGTGGAGAGAGAAGTGGTTGAGATGGAAATGTGTCCCACTGCAACAGAGTCAGAGCCGTGGGACCAGAGAGGGCCTGAACCCGCTCACGCTGAGGACCAGAAATATAATTCACAAGCCACA GTTGACTGTAGCCCTGCAGAGAGGGAATCAACACtgatggagagagagcgagcCACAGAACCAATCTCGGCAGTGGAGAGAGAACGGACAATGCGCAACCTGGTGGACATGCAAAGAAAGGTCGAACAGAGGCagcagagagatagagagagacaacTGCTGAGG GTTCAGGAGCGTCTGTTGATCATCCAGAACAGGAAGGCAGAGGAAGACCTGCTtggcctgaaacacacagacaggctaAGGCACCTCACACAAGATCTACCACAG GAGGATAAGAACCAGCAGAAGACAGTTGTCAAAGAGAGACTGGAGCAGCTGAGAAGAGAGCGTTCCTATGTCATGCAGTCCAAACGAGACAG GAATACTGCAGGATTTAAAGAGCTCCTGGGTCCAGTAGCTCTCCACAGTAGAGAAACAGATGATGGAGCAGATTGA
- the LOC122875507 gene encoding uncharacterized protein LOC122875507 isoform X2, translated as MEQDCIAGLYRSLGVSVGAEFSSEDVRLLYHKVFRVPSDTDEAHVAMKKIAEVDNSWSCVGENVLDVLLEMEREREKKEKLYWDLQLLNVGNLNTLYVMDKPAIIDPYVLNCLHQSTDPNTFKKAHNQSESGSLQSCTIDTGSLQRERLVGRKEQYGSVKRLKKAARQCWARLASEGAQSVLPSPWQGQSLGVRGQAWGCVSLSDVLLLVVVKYDVVTHLLYTEMLQEHYTLSIWETLMPWQQHKEEEGLEDLAEEALESGDMLRLAELPGAFRIYRACLGASFRSRLESREQSWSAVSLLCELHTFRQQERDTLTVLGKRLDRESLRLLCLCIRLATLRAQREKMSYSALLAARQSWETWPHVKSPCRAEQAALWLHGEEEEQKKDFISVSPQQAVLQLLVLTQEQERKHLVKLVHGISLEDLQEPGCTVPPKEDNHTQAALRNSCIKRLRQIQADLQTHNETQIPLKQTNPKPQLQPQPQPQPQMQVHISRQPAMWSQHQLEDCSLLLLTHLMELQEVQASALLSALMDKSVQGVQALRHEYESELQAQRYTNPLQLLVSDSPLTSGSILTPFPNLTDNRSNEQITAQSCCSGPVKAQNSSGGPAGAPRVDSIRRASRELNGVQAADGVDKQDVCTGCGVAMEDLPYLEILCVSDAASNTHQSLAAEGGAQEEEEGSAPKSPQSYEKQGSLIAVAWSKPPEDDTDYEAEAAVGGTGQSQDAESSLKTQVQTSDMSSTGGHAECEETSGEREREDLFLSASTGQPDAQSADQQCNIVGQLTLEERATADQPEKGKAVSHCDLQTHALVAETLQAVQPLNLLVDPPEIKRYAGLTNENVEREVVEMEMCPTATESEPWDQRGPEPAHAEDQKYNSQATVDCSPAERESTLMERERATEPISAVERERTMRNLVDMQRKVEQRQQRDRERQLLRVQERLLIIQNRKAEEDLLGLKHTDRLRHLTQDLPQEDKNQQKTVVKERLEQLRRERSYVMQSKRDRNTAGFKELLGPVALHSRETDDGAD; from the exons ATGGAGCAG GATTGTATCGCTGGTCTGTACCGATCTCTGGGTGTGTCTGTCGGAGCAGAGTTTTCCTCTGAAGATGTGCGTCTCCTCTATCACAAAGTGTTTCGCGTTCCCTCCGACACTGATGAAGCACATGTTGCCATGAAGAAG ATCGCAGAAGTTGACAATAGCTGGTCATGTGTTGGTGAAAATGTGTTGGATGTTCTCCTAGAAATGGAAAGGGAAagggaaaagaaggaaaag CTCTACTGGGACCTCCAGCTACTAAATGTTGGAAATCTCAACACTCTCTATGTGATGGACAAGCCAGCTATCATCGATCCTTATGTGCTGAATTGCCTGCACCAAAGCACAGACCCAAATACTTTCAAAAAAGCTCACAACCAATCAGAGTCAGGATCTTTACAGTCATGCACCATTGACACAGGCAGTTTACAG agggagagactggTGGGGAGAAAAGAGCAGTATGGGAGTGTGAAGAGACTCAAGAAGGCAGCCAGGCAGTGCTGGGCCAG ACTGGCATCAGAGGGTGCGCAAAGTGTATTGCCCTCTCCCTGGCAAGGCCAAAGCCTAGGGGTTAGAGGTCAGGCCTGGGGCTGTGTGTCCCTCTCAGACGTCCTCCTCTTGGTGGTGGTGAAGTATGATGTGGTGACCCACTTGCTTTATACAGAAATGCTCCAGGAGCACTACA CTCTGAGTATCTGGGAGACCCTGATGCCATGGCAACAACACAAGGAAGAGGAGGGGCTGGAGGATCTTGCAGAGGAGGCTTTGGAGTCAGGTGACATGCTCCGTTTGGCTGAGCTGCCAGGAGCATTCAGGATATACAG GGCCTGTCTTGGAGCGTCTTTTAGAAGCCGCCTTGAGTCCAGGGAACAGTCTTGGTCTGCCGTTTCGCTCCTGTGTGAGTTACACACATTTCGTCAACAAGAAAGGGACACACTAACAGTCCTGGGCAAGAG GCTGGACAGGGAGAGCCTGAGACTGTTGTGTCTATGCATCAGGTTGGCAACTCTCAGagctcagagagaaaaaatgtcCTACAGCGCTCTTCTTGCAGCTCGGCAGTCCTGGGAGACATG GCCACATGTTAAGAGTCcatgcagagcagagcaggcgGCCCTGTGGCTACAtggggaagaggaagagcaaaAGAAAGACTTTATCTCAGTATCGCCACAGCAG GCAGTGCTGCAGTTGCTGGTGCTGACtcaggagcaggagaggaagcACCTGGTCAAGTTGGTACATGGGATCTCCCTAGAGGATTTGCAAGAGCCAGGTTGCACAGTGCCTCCAAAGGAGG ATAATCATACACAAGCTGCTTTAAGAAATAGCTGTATAAAAAGGCTGAGAcaaatccaggctgacctgcagacacacaatgAGACTCAGATCCCCTTAAAGCAAACAAACCCTAAGCCACAACTCCAGCCCCAGCCCCAGCCCCAGCCCCAAATGCAGGTCCACATAAGCAGACAACCCGCAATGTGGTCCCAACACCAGCTGGAGGATTGTTCCCTGCTCCTCTTGACCCATCTGATGGAGCTCCAGGAGGTTCAAGCTTCTGCATTACTTTCAGCATTGATGGACAAG aGTGTACAGGGTGTCCAAGCTCTGCGACATGAGTATGAATCTGAACTTCAAGCACAGCGTTACACCAACCCACTCCAACTCCTGGTCTCCGATTCCCCTCTTACTTCGGGCTCTATTCTTACTCCTTTTCCAAACTTAACCGACAATCGCAGCAATGAGCAAATCACAGCTCAGTCCTGCTGCAGTGGACCAGTCAAAGCTCAAAACAGCAGTGGAGGGCCAGCTGGAGCTCCAAGGGTCGATTCAATCAGAAGGGCCAGCAGAGAACTGAATGGGGTGCAAGCTGCAGATGGGGTTGACAAACAGGACGTCTGTACAG GTTGTGGAGTGGCCATGGAGGACCTGCCCTACTTGGAGATCTTGTGTGTATCAGATGCAGCAAGTAATACCCATCAGAGTCTTGCTGCAGAGGGAGGAGcccaggaagaagaagagggcagTGCACCAAAGAGCCCCCAGAGCTATGAGAAACAGGGCTCACTGATCGCCGTTGCTTGGAGCAAACCACCAGAGGATGACACTGACTATGAGGCAGAGGCTGCAGTTGGGGGCACAGGACAGAGCCAGGATGCTGAGAGCAGTCTGAAGACCCAAGTCCAGACAAGTGACATGAGCAGCACAGGTGGACACGCAGAGTGTGAGGAGActtctggagagagagagagagaagatctGTTCCTGTCTGCTTCCACAGGTCAGCCTGACGCACAGTCTGCAGACCAGCAGTGCAACATAGTAGGACAG TTGACTTTGGAGGAGAGAGCAACAGCTGATCAACCAGAGAAGGGCAAAGCTGTATCACACTGTGACCTGCAAACACATGCTTTGGTAGCAGAGACCCTGCAGGCTGTACAACCACTCAATCTCTTGGTTGACCCTCCTGAGATTAAGCGGTATGCTGGACTAACCAATGAGAATGTGGAGAGAGAAGTGGTTGAGATGGAAATGTGTCCCACTGCAACAGAGTCAGAGCCGTGGGACCAGAGAGGGCCTGAACCCGCTCACGCTGAGGACCAGAAATATAATTCACAAGCCACA GTTGACTGTAGCCCTGCAGAGAGGGAATCAACACtgatggagagagagcgagcCACAGAACCAATCTCGGCAGTGGAGAGAGAACGGACAATGCGCAACCTGGTGGACATGCAAAGAAAGGTCGAACAGAGGCagcagagagatagagagagacaacTGCTGAGG GTTCAGGAGCGTCTGTTGATCATCCAGAACAGGAAGGCAGAGGAAGACCTGCTtggcctgaaacacacagacaggctaAGGCACCTCACACAAGATCTACCACAG GAGGATAAGAACCAGCAGAAGACAGTTGTCAAAGAGAGACTGGAGCAGCTGAGAAGAGAGCGTTCCTATGTCATGCAGTCCAAACGAGACAG GAATACTGCAGGATTTAAAGAGCTCCTGGGTCCAGTAGCTCTCCACAGTAGAGAAACAGATGATGGAGCAGATTGA